Genomic DNA from Nitrospirota bacterium:
TCAAGAACTATTCTGAATTCTTCTATTGCTTTATCATATTGTTTTTCTTCAAGATACAGAATGCCAAGATTTGAATGAACGTCAATATTATCTGGTATAAGTGAGCTAAGTTTCTTATACTGTTCTATTGCCTTTTCTGTATCTTTTTGTTTGTAATAGGTCTGTGCAAGTCTTTCTTTATATTGTAGATTGTGAGGATTTAAGGAAGTTGCTTTATTATAATATTTTTCAGCCTCGTTTAGTTCATTTTTCAATTCACTGATAAGACCTAAATTAAAATATGCCATATCAAAATTTGGGCGCTGTGCGATAGCAGATTTAAAAAATTCTGATGCCTTTTCCAAATTTCCTGTTTCAAGATAAATTGAACCAATATAATATAATGCCATTATATTGTCTGGATAAGTATTTATAAGTTTCTCAAGAATCTCGATTGCCTTATCATATTCCTGTTGTGAAGAATACAAAAGGCTGAGAAATAGGGCGGCATCCTGATTATCAGGTTGCAATTTTGTGATTTTTCTGAAAATTTTGATAGCATCACTGGTTCTTTTCTGGCTGTTATAAAGTTCGCCCAGATGAGTGAGGGCAGGGATATAGTCCGGATCGGTTTTCAAAATATTTTCGGTAAAAGATATTGCCTCTGATATCTTGCCTGTTTTTAAAAGTATATGACTTATCTGTGTTTTTAGATAAGAAGATTCAGGATCTAATTCGAGTGCCTTGTTATAATATGAAATAGCATCTTCCCATTTTCCTTCTTTTTCAGCAGTATATCCAAGCATAAAGAATAAATAGGCCTCTTCTGGAGGCAAGTCAATTTCTTTTGAGACATCTCTCTGTTTTAAAGCACAGGAACAAGTAAAAATAATAAAAATACATGCAATTATTTTTTTATACATATTTAATTATTACACAAAAATAAGTTTAATAACAATGTGATAAAATTCTATTATGGAATTTTTTGATATTGTTTTCCCACTCAATATTGGGCTCCTGACTTACAGTTGTGATGATAAATATGCACATGAGATTAAGTCAGGGATAATGGTTAGTGCTCAGATTAAAAAAAGAATTATGAAAGGTATTGTAATCGGGAAATCTCAATGGATTCCTTCTGGAGATATTAAAGCTATCATGGAAGTCCATGATGATTTTTTATTATCTGTTCAGATGATAAAATTGCTCAGGTGGATGTCTGAATATTATATGTCTAAAGCTGGACTTGTTTTGAAAAATATGCTTCCAAAAGAGGTTTTTAAAAAAATCAAAACAAGAAAGAAAAAAGATCTACATCAATTTATCCCTCCACCATTTAATAGAGAAGATTATGAAGAACAGATCAGAAGAAATGATCTGGAAAGCATTTTAGATTCTTTGCGTAAAAACGAATACAGGACGTTTCTACTTCATGCCCCATCTTCTTCTTACGAATGCTCGTTTCTTTTTAAAATAATTGAGGAAATACACAATGCCATTATTCTTGCGCCTGAGGTGAGTGTTGTTAATACGCTATATCATTTTTTATATGAAAGATTTGGTGAAAGAATATGTATTTTCCACAGTGGACTGAGTAGTGGCAGAAGAACAGAGGTTATTGAAAGGATAAAATCAGGCTTTTCTGATATTATTCTTGGAACACGTTCTGCGATATTTCTTCCTTTGAGGAAGGTTTCCCTGATAGCTGTATTGCAGGAACATAGCCGCTCGTATAAACAAGATTGCATGCCAAGCTATAATGGAAGAGATGTTGCTGTTATGAGAGGCTTTCTTGAAAAAGCGACCGTCTTGCTCTCCTCAATATGTCCTTCTATAGAATCTCTTTTTAATTGCCGTTTAAAAAAATACAACCTTATAGAACCGATGGATAGGAAAAAGAAACCAAAAATCAAGCTATTAGATATGAAACATGATAAACTTATTAAATCCTATCTGTCAAAATCTGTAGTTGATATTGCAGCAAGATATGTTCATAACAACAAGAAAATCGTATTTATCATAAACAGGAGAGGATATTCAACGCTCCTTCAATGTCTGGATTGTAATTATATAGAAGAATGTCCTATTTGTAAGATGCCTCTAATTTTTCATAAACAGGATATGTCAATAAGATGTCATTATTGTGGATATATTAAATATTCTGTACCTCTTACCTGCAAAAGATGTCACGGTTACAATCTTGAAATGTTAGGCGCAGGAACACAAAGAATTCAGGAAGTTATTGAAGAAATTTTAGGTATAAAGACAATAAGGTTTGACAGTGACAGGGCTCGGACAAAAGATGATATAGGAAAGTTGGAAGATGAGATGTTTCATGATGAAAATAAGATCGTGATTGGTACTAAATTGATGACGCAGAAAACTGTTTTTCTTAAAGAAATTTCTATGGCTATTTTTCTTAATTCAGACATATCTCTGAACATTCCAGATTTCAGGTCTGCAGAGAGGACATATCAGGACATTTTATCTATTACAGACAAGATAGATAACAATGGCATTGTTTTTATTCAGACCAGAATGCCCCGTCATTATCTTTACAAATATCTGAAGAGGTATGACTATCAAGGTTTTTTTCATGAAGAGCTTGAGAGGCGGAGACCACTTAACTACCCTCCGTATGCAAGACTGATTCTGATAAAACTTACAAGTAAAAGGGTTTTATCTAAAGAATTATCAGAAGAAATTAGTAATTTGCAAAGAGATGTTCAGGATGTAGAAATACTTGGCCCTAGTATTTCTAAAAACAAAAAAGGTGAAAATGAATTCAAGCTCCTCTTGAAATCATCTGTAAGGATGAGACTACATGCAGCAGCCAGAGCCTTAATTAAGGCTTTAAAAGACTCAAAAAATGTGAAGATAGGGGTTGATGTTGATCCGATAGAGATATAAATAGAATCGTTTTTGTAGTTTATATGTTATTTTAATACAGAAATTTCAGAATAATTTCTTATACTTTAACCTTTTCAAATTCCTCCATTTTATCTGCTAAACTTTTCCAGTTGCATGTCTGAATTATTTTGACCATCGTATGCATGTTACCTTTCTCAATAATTTTCATTCTTTGAGACTCATCTTCGACGCCGTAAAAAGGGAGCATGATGAAGAAGGCCTTGTCAACATACTTTTTGATAGGAGTGAGAACATCTTTCCGTCTTGTATAGTAAGGATCTTCTCCATCAATACATGCTTTGCCAAATACGATGAATTGTCTGCATGAGATGGGACGCATCGGGTGTATTGAGCAGGCATCTTCGATAAGGAAAGGACAGGGATCGTTTTCCTTATAATTTCTGAGGTTTGTCTTGATATTTTCACGAACAGGACCGGTTATCTTTTCTATTACATACCATGAAATGCCGACAAGCTCAAGCGGATATACCGGTATGTCACGATGTGTCTTACAGCAGATTGAACATCCCTTTGTGCAGGCGACTTTTCTCTGTCTTCGAGACTCTATTTTAATTGCTTCTGAGATACCCTTATCTATAATGTAAAATGCATCCAGAAGCATTGATAGCCATGGAATCGCTCTGGTTTCTTCTTTAAAAGATATACGAACTGGATTACTATAGCCTATCTTTATCTTTTTTTTATCTTTCATTGGTGTGGTATAGATATATTATATATAAAAAGCTTTTTGTTATTATAACCTTTAATTTTATTAAAACATAACTTTTGGAGAATTAAATGGTGGATTTTGTATTTATTTCGATGCCATATGCGAGATTTATTTCTCGCTGGTTTTCAAATGTTCCGAATGTGAACCTCGGAATTATGCAGGCATATTTAAAAAATAAAGGTATTAAAGTAAAAACATTTCATTTTCATCTTGAATTCTTGCCCTTTATTAGAGGACATAATCCAAAATTATGGGAAAATTTTCTGCGTGGATCAGAGGAGTTCGGTGTTGAATACATGGGGCTTGATTATGTTTTTGCTTCTCTACTTTTTGAGGATATGTATGAGTCATCAAAAAATCTTTTTATAGAACGCCTCGAGTCAATCGGATTGACAATTCAAGACTTCGAAAACATGAGGGTACTCGCTGAAGCCTTCATTAAGTCAGCATTCTCAAGGGTAAATGGCTATATAAGTGATGCGAAACTTATTGGATTCAGTTGTTCCCATTATCAACTGAGCAGTTCATTGTTGTTGTGCTCCAGGATTAAAAAAGTCCGTCCTGACATACTGACGGTATTCGGGGGTAAAGACTGTACTGGAGCCTTCGGTTATGAACTGATGAAGAATATCGGTTATGTTGATTATACAGGCATAAGCGAATGTGAGATAACAGTTGAAAGTCTCATAGAGCATATAAACAACAAAGAAAAGAAGATTTATAACGTACTCTTTCGGAATGAGGATGGCACAATACAAAAGTCAGAATCGAAGCCTAATAAATGGCTGAACACCCTTCCTTTTCCTCAGTATGATTTCGAGGATTTTACGTTACCAATTGATGAGGTTATTCTTCCACTTGAATTCGGTAGAGGATGTCCATGGAAAAAATGTACATTCTGCCCTGACCAGTCATACAATATTATATGCCAGACAAAAAGTCCTGATTATCTTAAAGCAGAGATAAAATATTATCAGGACATTTCTGAAGACCTCAGAAATTTCTTTATACTCGACTCCGATGCATTGAAGGACAAAAAATCTATTCTTGATTTATCGGAGTATCTACAAGGCAAGAAGCTTGTCTTCCATTACGGAGAATTTCGTGCAGAAAGAATGGACAGAGAAGTACTCAGGGCACTTCTTAAGTTCGGCAAATGGGCTACACCTTTTCAGATAGGTATTGAAACATTCAGTGATAGGATTTTGGTAATGATGAATAAAGGAGTAACGGTTTTAAAAAATGTTGAGGTGCTGAAAGCAGTTGCTGAATTAAATGTGCCAGTTCAATTCAATCTATTTACCTGTTACCCCGGCATGACAATACAGGACATGTTTGAGAATAATAATACTATGGATCTGATAACTCATATTTTAGTTTATAAGAATATCCAGATATATCCCGGTGAATTCTATCTGCCAACAGACTGTCCTATTTTTTTAAATACGGAAAAATATAAAATTAAAAAACATACCCAGTCGGTTTTTTCGTCTCTTTTTAGAAATTTTCCAATGCATTCATATTCTAATTACCCTTACCAATATCAGTTTGATAATGATGAGGAGCAATTTATGATGTCAGAGGTTATAAGAAATAAAGTTCAGGAGATCAAAAGAAAGAATCAATCTGAGAATTTTATGGTTTATGAAATAACCTCCGATGGAAGTTTAAAGATAACCTTAGCTCGTGATGGTATCAAAAATATTTGGATATTTCACTCAAAGAAAAAGGATATTTATCTATCAGCAATTGAGGAAATCCAGCAAATAGATTATGTTTCAAAATTACTGAATCTGCCATCACAGGAAGTTGTAAGAATTCTTGAAGATTTACACATGAATGGCTTGATACTTTTTTCCAGAGACAGAAAGTCTTTTCTGTCTCTGGCTACAAATATAAGTCGCAATAACTAAGTTATTTCAAAATTCAGCAATAACCTTGTTGATGACTTATACATTCTTCTCGATAGATTTTGGGTCATGAAATCAAGAAATTTAATATGAAATCTTTCATTAATTTGTGATAAAATTAATAATATCTAATATGAAATTGGTAATTGTTGGCGGAGGAATATCTGGCCTTTCACTTGCCTATTTTCTCCTTGAGAGAAATCCTGCATTAGATATTACTGTCCTTGAATCTGAAAAAAAGCCTGGGGGTA
This window encodes:
- a CDS encoding tetratricopeptide repeat protein, which codes for MYKKIIACIFIIFTCSCALKQRDVSKEIDLPPEEAYLFFMLGYTAEKEGKWEDAISYYNKALELDPESSYLKTQISHILLKTGKISEAISFTENILKTDPDYIPALTHLGELYNSQKRTSDAIKIFRKITKLQPDNQDAALFLSLLYSSQQEYDKAIEILEKLINTYPDNIMALYYIGSIYLETGNLEKASEFFKSAIAQRPNFDMAYFNLGLISELKNELNEAEKYYNKATSLNPHNLQYKERLAQTYYKQKDTEKAIEQYKKLSSLIPDNIDVHSNLGILYLEEKQYDKAIEEFRIVLESKPDLSPIRHYLAICLEEIGRDEEAIGELEKIIAQEPQNVGAYIYLGFLYSKMDKNDEAIKIYHEALKYEKGKPEIYLYLAINYLHKKDFEKAEAVLKEAISRFEDNDELNFNIAIVYEKTDRFEMMIKHLKKVLEINPNHADALNYLGYTYADKGIYLDEAFSLIKKALELKPENGYIIDSLGWVYFRMGKYDEALQQLLRAFSIIKDDPVILEHIGDVYSSMNHKDKAREFWEKAIEFQQKGEDESLKDRVEKKIKEIQ
- the priA gene encoding primosomal protein N', coding for MEFFDIVFPLNIGLLTYSCDDKYAHEIKSGIMVSAQIKKRIMKGIVIGKSQWIPSGDIKAIMEVHDDFLLSVQMIKLLRWMSEYYMSKAGLVLKNMLPKEVFKKIKTRKKKDLHQFIPPPFNREDYEEQIRRNDLESILDSLRKNEYRTFLLHAPSSSYECSFLFKIIEEIHNAIILAPEVSVVNTLYHFLYERFGERICIFHSGLSSGRRTEVIERIKSGFSDIILGTRSAIFLPLRKVSLIAVLQEHSRSYKQDCMPSYNGRDVAVMRGFLEKATVLLSSICPSIESLFNCRLKKYNLIEPMDRKKKPKIKLLDMKHDKLIKSYLSKSVVDIAARYVHNNKKIVFIINRRGYSTLLQCLDCNYIEECPICKMPLIFHKQDMSIRCHYCGYIKYSVPLTCKRCHGYNLEMLGAGTQRIQEVIEEILGIKTIRFDSDRARTKDDIGKLEDEMFHDENKIVIGTKLMTQKTVFLKEISMAIFLNSDISLNIPDFRSAERTYQDILSITDKIDNNGIVFIQTRMPRHYLYKYLKRYDYQGFFHEELERRRPLNYPPYARLILIKLTSKRVLSKELSEEISNLQRDVQDVEILGPSISKNKKGENEFKLLLKSSVRMRLHAAARALIKALKDSKNVKIGVDVDPIEI
- a CDS encoding YkgJ family cysteine cluster protein codes for the protein MLLDAFYIIDKGISEAIKIESRRQRKVACTKGCSICCKTHRDIPVYPLELVGISWYVIEKITGPVRENIKTNLRNYKENDPCPFLIEDACSIHPMRPISCRQFIVFGKACIDGEDPYYTRRKDVLTPIKKYVDKAFFIMLPFYGVEDESQRMKIIEKGNMHTMVKIIQTCNWKSLADKMEEFEKVKV
- a CDS encoding radical SAM protein, encoding MVDFVFISMPYARFISRWFSNVPNVNLGIMQAYLKNKGIKVKTFHFHLEFLPFIRGHNPKLWENFLRGSEEFGVEYMGLDYVFASLLFEDMYESSKNLFIERLESIGLTIQDFENMRVLAEAFIKSAFSRVNGYISDAKLIGFSCSHYQLSSSLLLCSRIKKVRPDILTVFGGKDCTGAFGYELMKNIGYVDYTGISECEITVESLIEHINNKEKKIYNVLFRNEDGTIQKSESKPNKWLNTLPFPQYDFEDFTLPIDEVILPLEFGRGCPWKKCTFCPDQSYNIICQTKSPDYLKAEIKYYQDISEDLRNFFILDSDALKDKKSILDLSEYLQGKKLVFHYGEFRAERMDREVLRALLKFGKWATPFQIGIETFSDRILVMMNKGVTVLKNVEVLKAVAELNVPVQFNLFTCYPGMTIQDMFENNNTMDLITHILVYKNIQIYPGEFYLPTDCPIFLNTEKYKIKKHTQSVFSSLFRNFPMHSYSNYPYQYQFDNDEEQFMMSEVIRNKVQEIKRKNQSENFMVYEITSDGSLKITLARDGIKNIWIFHSKKKDIYLSAIEEIQQIDYVSKLLNLPSQEVVRILEDLHMNGLILFSRDRKSFLSLATNISRNN